The Thermocladium sp. ECH_B genome includes a window with the following:
- a CDS encoding gamma carbonic anhydrase family protein, which yields MPVLRYRDKYPRIGRNVLIPSTAYVIGDVEIGNDVSLWPFVVVRGDEDKIIIGDNTNIQDLTVVHTDKGIVTQIGNGVTIGHRALIHGAKIGNNVLIGMGAILLNNSVIGDYSIIGAGAVVTEGSVIPPYSIAVGVPAKVIKTVDEETKARIINNYKAYLELAKEYMGVL from the coding sequence ATGCCTGTCTTAAGGTATAGGGATAAGTATCCAAGGATAGGCAGGAATGTATTGATACCGAGTACTGCATATGTGATAGGTGATGTGGAGATAGGCAATGATGTTAGCTTATGGCCATTCGTGGTAGTTAGAGGAGATGAGGATAAGATAATTATAGGAGATAATACTAACATACAAGATCTTACAGTGGTGCATACAGATAAGGGGATAGTCACCCAAATAGGTAATGGGGTTACGATAGGTCATAGGGCCTTGATTCATGGCGCAAAGATCGGAAATAATGTATTAATAGGAATGGGAGCGATATTGCTGAACAACTCGGTTATAGGTGATTATTCAATAATAGGTGCCGGTGCCGTGGTAACGGAAGGGTCAGTAATACCGCCGTACAGCATTGCAGTAGGTGTTCCAGCTAAGGTCATAAAAACCGTTGATGAGGAGACCAAAGCTCGCATAATTAATAATTATAAAGCGTACCTGGAGCTAGCTAAGGAATACATGGGAGTCCTCTGA
- a CDS encoding molybdopterin synthase sulfur carrier subunit, translating to MKVIVKFLATFYDMAKTLRMELELPNGYTIRDLLKIIDEKVNPSISKTLLDGDKVRDGYNILVNGRAIEFRKGLLTELNDGDEVVLLPPIGGG from the coding sequence ATGAAGGTAATAGTGAAGTTTTTGGCCACGTTTTATGATATGGCTAAGACCTTGAGAATGGAGCTTGAGCTGCCTAATGGGTACACCATACGCGACCTGTTGAAGATAATAGATGAGAAAGTAAATCCAAGCATATCCAAAACTCTGCTTGACGGAGATAAAGTACGGGATGGATATAATATATTAGTTAATGGCAGGGCAATAGAGTTCAGAAAAGGACTTTTAACCGAATTAAATGATGGGGATGAGGTAGTTCTGCTGCCTCCTATTGGAGGCGGATGA
- a CDS encoding CoA-transferase produces MDNVINCMSRAIDNESLVYVGLSSALPLLAVALAKARGLRLKLLSVSEIYDAEDISITPSSGDPFAFHGGKGILTSLEAFDLARKGLLDIMFFSAAQVDAQANLNISVIGSWEKPRVRLPGGAAAAYLYVHSRKLILWLNEHSKRSLPAKVDFITAPGPSIDEKRRIVLCTPKAYMEYDQSISEWVLKSLIRGTDLNDVLSNMGFAPHMDSLTYMDPLNEEELSLLNRIDPNNVRYK; encoded by the coding sequence ATAGATAACGTGATTAATTGCATGAGTCGCGCAATAGATAATGAGTCGTTGGTGTATGTGGGTCTCTCATCAGCATTGCCTCTTCTTGCCGTTGCATTAGCTAAGGCTAGGGGATTGAGGCTCAAGCTACTTAGCGTCTCTGAGATATATGATGCGGAGGACATAAGCATCACACCATCATCTGGAGATCCCTTTGCCTTTCATGGAGGCAAGGGAATACTTACTAGTTTGGAGGCTTTCGACTTGGCTAGAAAGGGGCTCCTAGATATAATGTTCTTCAGTGCGGCTCAAGTGGATGCGCAAGCTAACTTGAATATATCTGTGATAGGTAGTTGGGAAAAACCGAGGGTTAGACTACCTGGAGGAGCCGCAGCAGCTTACCTATATGTACATTCAAGAAAATTAATACTTTGGTTAAATGAACATAGTAAGAGAAGCCTTCCCGCCAAGGTTGACTTCATCACCGCACCTGGGCCCTCCATTGATGAGAAAAGAAGAATAGTTCTTTGCACGCCAAAAGCATACATGGAATATGATCAATCAATAAGTGAATGGGTACTAAAATCATTAATACGTGGAACTGATCTAAACGATGTATTATCAAACATGGGCTTTGCTCCACACATGGATTCATTGACCTACATGGATCCATTAAATGAGGAGGAGCTTAGCCTATTGAATAGAATTGACCCTAATAATGTAAGGTACAAGTGA
- a CDS encoding molybdenum cofactor biosynthesis protein MoaA produces the protein MTLIDRYGRPLLKLRIVVNSVCNFSCIFCHFEGQAKLIPELSPGDIGFVVDAAMKIGISDFKITGGEPLLRRDILDIVKEISSRRPNDISLTTNGYNLKDLASDLRNSGLSRLNVSLHSLRPDRYKYITGVNGFENVINGLMEAKNYFNKIKLNVVLLNGINTDEINDIIDFAVTNEFNLQFIELMPVGDGSHIFGKYYYDINNVLPLLEKRGRFIGNRADLHNRPLFMVDGIKVELIKNYKNPTFCAGCTTMRLTSNGGLKTCLYREPIMNLWNIIKNRDLDSLINAFKQANMMREPNFKSVEPSNIKIRLTSST, from the coding sequence ATGACATTAATAGATAGATATGGTAGGCCGCTGCTTAAGCTTAGGATAGTCGTTAATAGTGTCTGCAATTTCTCCTGTATATTTTGCCACTTTGAAGGACAGGCCAAATTGATTCCCGAGCTCTCTCCTGGCGATATAGGTTTCGTCGTTGATGCGGCCATGAAGATTGGAATAAGTGACTTTAAGATAACGGGCGGCGAGCCTCTCTTGAGACGAGATATATTGGATATCGTTAAGGAGATATCATCTAGACGGCCAAACGATATTTCCCTCACTACTAATGGGTATAATCTGAAAGACTTGGCCAGCGACTTAAGGAATTCCGGTCTCTCTCGGCTAAATGTTTCTCTACATAGTTTAAGACCAGATAGATACAAGTATATAACTGGAGTTAATGGCTTCGAGAATGTTATAAATGGATTAATGGAGGCCAAGAATTACTTCAATAAAATAAAATTAAATGTGGTTCTATTAAACGGAATAAACACCGATGAAATAAACGACATAATAGATTTCGCGGTCACTAATGAATTCAACCTGCAATTCATCGAATTAATGCCGGTAGGTGATGGGTCTCACATATTTGGAAAATATTACTATGATATAAACAATGTATTACCATTATTAGAGAAAAGGGGGAGATTCATAGGGAATAGGGCCGATCTCCATAATAGGCCGTTATTTATGGTGGACGGCATAAAGGTGGAGCTAATAAAGAATTATAAGAATCCAACGTTCTGCGCTGGATGCACTACAATGAGGCTCACATCGAATGGTGGACTAAAGACCTGCCTATATAGGGAACCAATCATGAATCTATGGAACATAATAAAGAATAGGGATCTAGATTCATTAATTAATGCATTTAAACAAGCCAACATGATGAGGGAACCAAACTTCAAGAGCGTTGAACCAAGTAACATAAAGATAAGGCTTACCTCCAGCACATAA
- a CDS encoding RNA-binding protein, with protein MEINVSDKQIVLPGDQIGVKGASPISGAIYTEGDKVFAAAVAVINVKELDSGEKEIQVIPLNGTYRPRVGDMVIGYVIDITVTGWEVDIKSPYAAFLSIHEATLRQLDVTTVDLKSILKIGDVILAKIIDVNLSRDYPVTLTLREARLGRIENGVVIEVDPTKVPRVIGKKGSMANMFREELGCDVTVGQNGRVWIRCKDPEDESFVVHAVKKIERESHTSGLTDKMKAYVAEYKANRAASKTQPS; from the coding sequence ATGGAGATCAATGTATCGGATAAACAGATAGTTTTGCCGGGGGATCAAATAGGAGTGAAGGGGGCTTCACCCATAAGTGGCGCAATTTATACTGAGGGGGATAAGGTATTCGCCGCAGCCGTGGCGGTAATTAACGTGAAGGAATTGGATTCCGGCGAAAAGGAAATTCAAGTAATTCCATTAAATGGAACATATAGGCCCCGGGTTGGCGATATGGTAATAGGTTATGTAATTGATATAACGGTCACCGGCTGGGAGGTCGACATAAAATCTCCTTATGCTGCTTTTCTCTCGATTCATGAAGCTACCTTAAGGCAATTAGATGTGACTACCGTGGATCTAAAATCAATATTGAAAATAGGGGATGTAATTCTGGCTAAAATAATAGATGTTAATTTATCCAGGGATTACCCGGTTACGTTAACCCTAAGGGAGGCACGTTTAGGAAGAATAGAAAATGGAGTGGTGATAGAGGTTGATCCCACAAAGGTTCCGCGGGTAATAGGTAAGAAGGGATCAATGGCTAACATGTTCAGGGAGGAATTGGGTTGCGACGTCACCGTTGGACAAAATGGGCGTGTATGGATAAGATGCAAGGATCCAGAAGATGAATCCTTCGTGGTTCACGCAGTTAAGAAGATAGAGCGGGAAAGCCATACTAGTGGATTAACAGATAAAATGAAGGCTTATGTAGCGGAATACAAAGCTAATCGCGCAGCATCAAAGACACAACCATCCTAA
- a CDS encoding CoA-transferase, with protein sequence MANKLVDLNYAIELINDGDWITIGGMSFHRNPMAFAKALGSSNRRNLRLLDREPGLAFDLLILSGKXDEVRMAMASFERFGIAPAFRIFAETGKLRVKEDVCEAIMAGLRAGAFGLPFMVSSVDLRSNIVKMHLDDNTWGLTRDPFTGKDVLVVKAIEPDVAIIHVHNADAEGDAELVGPKYEDLLKVYASKKVIITAERIVDEDYFKEDPSRLTIPGIKVNAVIESPRGAYPTSMYGLYEANYDAIKSYYESVRNGINYGNVVKLL encoded by the coding sequence ATGGCAAATAAATTGGTTGATCTTAATTATGCAATAGAGTTGATCAATGATGGAGATTGGATCACAATTGGCGGAATGTCCTTCCATAGGAACCCCATGGCTTTCGCAAAGGCTCTCGGAAGCAGCAATAGGCGTAATTTGCGATTACTTGATAGGGAACCAGGGCTTGCTTTTGACCTGCTAATACTTTCAGGGAAGGNGGATGAGGTCAGGATGGCTATGGCTTCATTTGAGAGATTTGGAATAGCGCCAGCTTTTAGAATTTTTGCGGAGACCGGCAAATTAAGAGTTAAGGAGGATGTGTGTGAAGCAATAATGGCTGGATTACGAGCAGGTGCATTTGGATTACCATTTATGGTTAGCTCCGTTGATTTGAGATCTAATATTGTGAAGATGCACTTAGATGATAACACGTGGGGATTAACTAGGGACCCATTTACAGGTAAAGATGTGCTAGTAGTTAAGGCAATAGAACCAGATGTAGCTATCATTCACGTACATAATGCCGACGCCGAGGGAGACGCAGAATTAGTTGGTCCTAAATACGAGGATCTCCTCAAGGTCTATGCATCAAAGAAGGTGATCATAACAGCCGAGCGGATAGTTGATGAGGATTATTTCAAGGAAGACCCAAGCAGGTTAACAATTCCTGGCATAAAGGTTAATGCTGTCATCGAATCACCTCGAGGAGCTTATCCGACCTCTATGTATGGTTTATATGAAGCTAATTATGATGCAATAAAATCCTATTATGAATCCGTGAGAAATGGCATTAATTATGGTAATGTGGTGAAGCTATTGTGA